The DNA region TTCTTCTATGATTCCATATCCCTGAGCGCAGAAATATTGATTTTTCGGGTCATCATTGGGCGTGAAAGCATTCGGAACATAAATGGCATGAGTAGGTATGATGCGAACGTACTGTGATGTGGTGTCCACGCATCCATGGTTGGAAGTAACTACCAAAGTGACAAGATACGTGCCTGTATCTTCCATCTGAGGAAAGTTGTAATAGATATCTCCGTAATAATAACAATGCGTGTTGTTCTGGGCAATACTGTTGTACCCGTCTCCAAAATCCCAGTACCACTGAGTGATATTTCCCAGAGAGTTATCAAAAAAGCTGAAAGTAGGGTCAAGGATGGTTGTGAAATTTTGCGGCGAAGATGAAAAAATAGCTACAGGTTTGGGGTAAACAACAATATATCCGGGTTTTACAAGTGTGGTGGTATAATTTCCAGGATTGGTAATTGTTAGTGTAACGTCATAGGTACCCGGGTCGGTATAATAAGCAATGGGGTCTTCTTCGTAAGAAAAAGTATTGTTTCCAAAATCCCATACATAAGTTGCCCCCGGTTTCACGCGGGAAGATAAATCTGTAAACTGTACAGTCAGCGGTTCACAGCCTGCTACAGGATACGCTTCAAAATCTACAACAGGATAAATAGGTATTACAATAACGGTAACATTGGCTGAGTTCTGACAGCCGTTGGCATCGGTGCCGACAACCATATAGTTGGTTGTTTCTCCCGGAGATACCACAGGGCAGGGTAAGGTGTTTTGTCCTGACAATGAAACGTCCATTGGATTTGAAATCCATGAATAAGAAACTCCGCCACTCCCACACAAAACCGTTGATTCTCCATCATAAATAGACATAGGGTTTGCTGTTGCCGTTATTGTCGGCAAAGGATTTACAAAAACCGTAACA from Bacteroidales bacterium includes:
- a CDS encoding gliding motility-associated C-terminal domain-containing protein produces the protein LTEGTETVIFNVQTIICGGNSNIPISIIDNSPVSLVSSNDTLICGDPATIWVNASGGFPPYNYNWDNGIGNVSSATINPPASTIYYVTVTDLCSSSATESIAITVGSLTADAGPDVTICAGDVANLNAVGGTGYLWNTGQGTPSISVQPAVTTTYYCTIYNVCDAVDSVTVFVNPLPTITATANPMSIYDGESTVLCGSGGVSYSWISNPMDVSLSGQNTLPCPVVSPGETTNYMVVGTDANGCQNSANVTVIVIPIYPVVDFEAYPVAGCEPLTVQFTDLSSRVKPGATYVWDFGNNTFSYEEDPIAYYTDPGTYDVTLTITNPGNYTTTLVKPGYIVVYPKPVAIFSSSPQNFTTILDPTFSFFDNSLGNITQWYWDFGDGYNSIAQNNTHCYYYGDIYYNFPQMEDTGTYLVTLVVTSNHGCVDTTSQYVRIIPTHAIYVPNAFTPNDDPKNQYFCAQGYGIIEEGFRMRIYDRWGKQVFESQSITDCWNGEYNDSPVETGTYVYIIEYLDSKYIKHKTKGTVTLFH